One window of the Flavobacteriaceae bacterium YJPT1-3 genome contains the following:
- a CDS encoding PUR family DNA/RNA-binding protein, translating into MGQYDGQANEEIFSKVMRAGRRTYFFDVRSTKAGDYYLTITESKKFTNDDGSFHYKKHKIYLYKEDFADFTEHLQEMTDFILEQKGNEVISERHQKDFKKENQDDKEEVTAPAESSVDKFTDISFDDI; encoded by the coding sequence ATGGGCCAATACGACGGGCAGGCGAATGAAGAGATTTTCTCAAAAGTGATGCGAGCAGGTAGAAGAACGTATTTCTTCGATGTGCGTTCAACCAAAGCCGGTGACTATTACCTGACCATTACCGAAAGCAAGAAGTTCACCAATGACGATGGATCGTTTCACTACAAGAAACACAAGATCTACCTGTATAAAGAAGACTTCGCCGATTTTACGGAGCACCTCCAGGAGATGACTGATTTTATTTTGGAGCAGAAAGGAAACGAAGTGATTAGTGAGCGTCATCAAAAAGACTTCAAAAAAGAAAATCAAGACGATAAAGAGGAAGTCACCGCTCCGGCAGAAAGCAGCGTCGATAAGTTTACTGATATAAGCTTCGACGATATCTAA